From Raphanus sativus cultivar WK10039 unplaced genomic scaffold, ASM80110v3 Scaffold3038, whole genome shotgun sequence, the proteins below share one genomic window:
- the LOC108836526 gene encoding PAMP-induced secreted peptide 2-like has product MTTKSVVGSILFLMLIGSVFVETRPLGLTMTDEKKLVAGFFDGLSLGSIKGSGPSPGGKGHNIINRSDTSRFDKHSGPSPSGPGH; this is encoded by the coding sequence ATGACGACCAAAAGCGTTGTGGGTTCGATTCTGTTCCTCATGTTGATCGGTTCCGTTTTTGTTGAGACTCGTCCGCTTGGTCTAACAATGACTGACGAGAAAAAGCTCGTGGCTGGTTTCTTCGATGGCTTATCACTTGGTTCGATCAAAGGCTCAGGTCCGAGTCCAGGAGGCAAGGGTCATAATATCATAAACCGGAGCGACACTTCTCGATTTGATAAGCACTCCGGTCCAAGCCCAAGCGGACCCGGCCACTAA